A DNA window from Pseudomonas antarctica contains the following coding sequences:
- a CDS encoding dienelactone hydrolase family protein translates to MHKQKTGRASGCMISFKRPDGSDVNGYLASPAVLNGAPAIVVIQEWWGINDQIKGVADRLAECGYRALVPDLYRGALTVEEEEAHHLMDSLDFSGAVSQDIKGAALYLQADSEKVGVTGYCMGGALTLLALSSIPEFVCGVVWYGFPPLEYVDTTKIKAALMGHWASQDTYFNIETVAELKSKLLESDVDATFYTYLAHHAFANESARGDGRISGTQYDATWSEMAWDRTLTFFGRKLWLG, encoded by the coding sequence ATGCATAAACAGAAAACAGGCCGCGCCAGTGGCTGTATGATTAGTTTCAAACGCCCCGACGGGTCGGACGTCAATGGGTACCTAGCGAGCCCAGCCGTCTTGAATGGTGCGCCTGCTATTGTAGTTATTCAAGAGTGGTGGGGTATAAACGATCAAATCAAAGGAGTCGCCGACCGGCTGGCAGAGTGTGGCTACCGTGCATTGGTACCCGACTTATATCGCGGTGCACTAACGGTCGAAGAGGAAGAGGCTCATCACTTGATGGACTCTCTGGATTTCAGCGGTGCGGTTTCCCAAGATATTAAGGGTGCAGCCTTATACTTGCAGGCCGATTCGGAAAAGGTCGGCGTGACCGGTTACTGCATGGGCGGAGCATTGACTCTATTGGCGTTAAGTTCGATCCCTGAATTTGTATGTGGCGTGGTGTGGTATGGATTCCCGCCGCTCGAGTATGTTGATACCACAAAGATCAAAGCCGCACTGATGGGTCATTGGGCTAGCCAGGATACTTACTTCAACATCGAAACTGTCGCCGAGCTCAAATCAAAACTGCTTGAAAGCGACGTGGATGCAACCTTCTATACATACTTGGCCCATCACGCCTTTGCAAACGAGAGCGCCAGAGGTGATGGCCGTATTTCTGGCACGCAATACGATGCTACCTGGTCAGAAATGGCATGGGACAGGACCCTGACGTTTTTTGGCAGGAAACTGTGGCTTGGGTGA